A genomic segment from Nicotiana sylvestris chromosome 1, ASM39365v2, whole genome shotgun sequence encodes:
- the LOC138872579 gene encoding uncharacterized protein: MRLQGNEIGPHVDELRDLSDWILAIGDESTYSNFTHRCNDIGYLQQRALAPTLDMVESINQYMIALNHSSEKSYLSSDTICSSDQTYSALEHVHTPEFLNAIKYSRISNNALTLVGRIV, translated from the exons ATGAGATTGCAAGGTAATGAAATAGGGCCTCATGTGGATGAGTTGAGAGATTTGTCAGATTGGATTTTAGCAATTGGTGATG AAAGTACATATTCTAATTTCACCCATCGTTGCAATGATATTGGATACCTCCAACAAAGAGCTCTTGCTCCAACTCTTGATATGGTGGAATCAATCAATCAATATATGATTGCGCTCAATCATAGTTCTGAGAAATCATATTTGAGTTCCGATACAATTTGCAGCTCAGATCAGACTTATTCAGCATTGGAACATGTACACACACCAGAATTCTTGAATGCTATTAAATATTCCAGAATTTCAAATAACGCTCTTACTCTAGTCGGCAGGATTGTGTAA